One stretch of Oceanipulchritudo coccoides DNA includes these proteins:
- the rplP gene encoding 50S ribosomal protein L16 — MPLMPSRTKYRKSQRRRNRGNAKGGDTLAFGDFGIQALGRGLLTASQIEAARVAINRYLSRRGKVWIRVFPHKPITKKPAETRQGKGKGAVEFWAANIKPGTVLFELSGVSITAAREAMRLADGKLPITCRFIHKDL; from the coding sequence ATGCCGTTAATGCCATCCAGAACCAAGTACCGGAAAAGCCAGCGTCGCCGTAACCGGGGAAACGCCAAAGGTGGTGACACGCTCGCTTTCGGCGATTTTGGAATCCAAGCCCTTGGCCGTGGTCTTTTGACCGCCAGCCAGATTGAAGCAGCCCGTGTCGCCATTAATCGCTATCTCAGTCGCCGAGGCAAGGTCTGGATCCGGGTCTTCCCGCACAAGCCGATTACCAAGAAGCCGGCTGAAACACGCCAAGGCAAAGGAAAGGGTGCAGTGGAATTCTGGGCCGCCAATATCAAGCCGGGAACTGTTTTGTTCGAATTGAGCGGTGTCAGCATCACTGCTGCCCGTGAAGCCATGCGCCTCGCGGACGGTAAGCTGCCGATCACCTGTCGTTTTATCCATAAGGACCTTTAA